In Acidobacteriota bacterium, the genomic stretch CTCGAGGCCGCACACTCCGAGCAACCGGCCGTGATCCTCGGCGACGAAGAAATGCGCGAGATGCGGTTCGAGATCGTCCGCCGGCAGTCCCTCGCCGGCGAGCAGGCTCCGGATCGCGGGGAGGTCTTCGGGAAGAGCGGGACGGATCCTGGCCATGCCGCCTCCTGCTCAGGCCCCGTCGGCTCCCGCCAACCGGGAGATCGCCTCGGCGAGATCGAAGTCGCGCGAAGTGAGGCCGCCGGCGTCGTGCGTGGTGAGCTCGATCCAGACGCGCCCGGAGACCTGCCGCCACTCGGGATGATGGTTCATTCTCTCGGCGAGCAGCGCCACGCGGACGACGAACGCGAAGGCCTCGCCGAAGTCCTGGAACGAGAACTCGCGCCGCAAGCGATCCCCCGGACATTCCCAGCCGGGAAGCCGACGCATGCGCCGCGCGACCTCCTGCTCTTCCAGCCTGCTTCGATCGGTCACGGAACCCCGCAGCTCCCTCGCGCGACACGATTGTCGCACAAGCGCACGGAGATTTCCGCGCACCTGATCAAAACAGCTTACGGAGCAGCCAGAGGAGCGCGCTCAGCAGCACGGACAACAGGAGCATCGAGGCGAGCGGGACGTAGACGAAAACGTGCTCACCTTCGATCCGGATGTCGCCGGGGAGGTGGCCGAACCAGCGGAACGCTCCCAGGCGCAGGAGCAACCCCGCCACGATGAGGACGACCCCGGCGGCGATGAGAAGAGAGCCCATCTGTGAGTGCGACATGGTTCCCTACGTCCTGCCGGCGGTCCAGCCGTCCCTCAGCGCCCGCGCCCCTCGGCCTCCAGCTCCCGCAGCAACCGCTCCAGCAGCCGGGGGCTCGCCGGATACTGCCGGTGGCAGAAGTGGCACGTCAGGAAGACCGGCTCGCGCCGCGCCTGCGCGAGCACCTTCTTCACCTCTTCCGCGCCGAGCAGCTTGAGGGCCCGCTCCACGCGATCCTCGGAGCAACCGCAGCGGAATTGCACCGCCCGGCGGGCGAGCACGCGGCCGCCCGCCGGCAGGAGAGCGCGCACGATGTCGTCCGCCGAGTCGCCCTCGCGCAGCCGCCGGGTGACCGGACCCAAGGCGCGCACCCTCTCCTCCAGTTCCGCGGTCCCCTCCTCCCCCAGCCCCGGGAGCGCCTGCACGATGAAGCCCCCGGCGTGTTCGACCCGGCCCTGCGGCACGACGTACACGCCGAGGCCGACGGCCGCCGGAAGCTGTTCCGATTCGGTCAGGTAGTGTGCGAGGTCCTGCGCCAGCTCGCCCGAGACGAGTTCCACGACGCCGCGGTACGGGACGCCGATTCCCGGATCCCGGACGACCTCGAGCGTTCCCGACCGGCCCACGACGGCGGCGACGTCGAGCTTGCCGTCGGCCCGCGTTGCGGCTCCGGCGCGGGGGTTCTCGGCGAACGCGCGGACCCACCCGAGCGGCGAGGCGGTGGCGATCAGGCGGCCCGCCGGCCCGTCACCCTCCACCTTCACGGTGAGCACCGGCTCGCGCTCCGTCACCTTCTCGAGCGTGGCGGCCATGAGCAACGCGCCGGTCGCCAGCCGGCCGAGAGCCGCGGTCAGAGTTGGCCCTGTGTCGTGGATGGCGCGAAGCCGCTCCACGACGCCGGTGGTCTCGGCGACGACGACGCGCGCGCGCCCGTCGAACGCGAGCGCCACGATCA encodes the following:
- a CDS encoding 4a-hydroxytetrahydrobiopterin dehydratase, which encodes MRRLPGWECPGDRLRREFSFQDFGEAFAFVVRVALLAERMNHHPEWRQVSGRVWIELTTHDAGGLTSRDFDLAEAISRLAGADGA
- a CDS encoding DUF2905 domain-containing protein, whose product is MSHSQMGSLLIAAGVVLIVAGLLLRLGAFRWFGHLPGDIRIEGEHVFVYVPLASMLLLSVLLSALLWLLRKLF